The following are from one region of the Haemophilus parainfluenzae genome:
- a CDS encoding phosphatase PAP2 family protein: MFKRLSLYTLFLCLVPFFVWGFAYHWHGNNQLMEWDYWLYLLTETGSVPYALITCGVFALLFRFLFENRKQWIMGVIVMGLSVLSTQVIKTGLKTVFAEPRPFTVYLAEKTESTTDAFYHQDRSERAKLVDKFYSTQADTPAWLKAHYEDETGYSFPSGHSIFAATWLMLAVGFSQLLGKRSFKAELLIGAMTIWGVLMLISRVRLGMHYPIDLFVAIISAWIVHLIIFGFLQKKGLFNNK, encoded by the coding sequence ATGTTTAAAAGGCTGTCATTATATACGTTATTCCTTTGTCTTGTACCATTTTTTGTTTGGGGTTTTGCTTATCATTGGCATGGAAACAACCAATTAATGGAATGGGATTATTGGCTTTATCTTTTAACCGAAACCGGTAGTGTGCCTTACGCTTTAATTACCTGTGGTGTATTTGCTTTACTTTTCCGTTTTCTTTTTGAAAATCGTAAACAATGGATTATGGGCGTGATTGTAATGGGGCTGTCGGTATTATCCACACAAGTAATTAAAACAGGTTTAAAAACGGTTTTTGCCGAGCCACGTCCTTTTACCGTCTATTTAGCGGAAAAAACAGAAAGTACTACGGATGCCTTTTATCATCAAGATCGTTCAGAACGTGCGAAATTAGTGGATAAATTTTATTCGACCCAAGCCGATACGCCAGCATGGCTAAAAGCCCATTATGAAGATGAAACCGGTTATTCTTTCCCATCTGGTCATTCTATTTTTGCCGCTACTTGGCTTATGTTAGCCGTTGGATTTAGCCAATTATTAGGGAAGCGTTCTTTTAAAGCAGAATTGCTTATTGGTGCGATGACCATTTGGGGCGTATTAATGTTGATTAGCCGCGTACGCCTTGGAATGCATTATCCAATCGATTTATTTGTGGCGATAATTTCGGCGTGGATTGTTCATTTGATTATTTTTGGTTTCTTGCAGAAGAAAGGCTTGTTTAACAATAAATAG
- the ribA gene encoding GTP cyclohydrolase II — protein sequence MSKIQLVAQANLPTEYGIFKMVGFEFPDTKKEHVALVMGDISNPDEPVLARIHSECLTGDALHSLKCDCGFQLAAALRQISEAGRGVLIYHREEGRGIGLINKIRAYSLQDQGMDTIEANLALGFKADERNFNVCADMFELLGVKQVRLMTNNPQKVETMKKAGINIVERVPLNVGENRYNTKYLDTKAKKMGHYIVHNNEEHLMTCPHCQEEVI from the coding sequence ATGTCAAAAATCCAATTGGTTGCCCAAGCCAATTTGCCTACCGAATATGGCATATTTAAAATGGTCGGATTTGAATTTCCCGATACCAAAAAAGAACATGTCGCGTTAGTGATGGGTGATATTTCAAACCCAGATGAGCCAGTGCTCGCCCGCATTCATTCTGAATGCTTAACGGGTGATGCATTACACAGTTTAAAATGCGATTGTGGTTTCCAGCTTGCCGCCGCATTACGTCAAATTAGCGAAGCGGGTCGAGGTGTGTTGATCTATCATCGTGAAGAAGGCCGTGGCATCGGTCTAATTAATAAAATTCGTGCTTATTCATTACAAGATCAAGGCATGGATACTATTGAAGCCAACCTTGCATTAGGTTTTAAAGCCGATGAACGTAACTTTAATGTGTGTGCCGATATGTTTGAATTATTAGGTGTGAAGCAAGTTCGCTTGATGACAAACAACCCGCAAAAAGTAGAAACGATGAAAAAAGCGGGCATTAATATTGTAGAACGCGTGCCATTAAATGTGGGTGAAAATCGTTACAATACGAAATATCTTGATACCAAAGCAAAAAAAATGGGTCATTATATTGTGCATAATAATGAAGAGCATTTAATGACTTGCCCACATTGCCAAGAAGAAGTAATTTAA
- the parC gene encoding DNA topoisomerase IV subunit A, with product MSNINYEGIEQMPLRTFTEKAYLNYSMYVIMDRALPFIGDGLKPVQRRIVYAMSELGLNAAAKFKKSARTVGDVLGKFHPHGDSACYEAMVLMAQPFSYRYPLVDGQGNWGAPDDPKSFAAMRYTESRLSKISEILLSELGQGTVDFQPNFDGTLEEPQYLPARLPHILLNGTTGIAVGMATDIPPHNINEVADAAVLLLDNPKAGLDDVLNIIQGPDFPTEAEIISPKDDIRKMYETGRGSIKMRATWHKEDGEIIISALPHQSSPSKIIAQIAEQMTAKKLPMVEDIRDEADYENPVRIVLVPRSNRVDTDALMAHLFATTDLEKSYRVNMNMIGLDHKPAVKGLLQVLTEWLTFRRTTVTRRLQHRLDKVLARLHILDGLMIAFLNIDEVIEIIRTEDEPKQVLMARFNLSDEQAEAILNLRLRHLAKLEEHQLQAEKDKLEEERSNLELILGSERRLNTLIKKEIQEDAKKYASPRMSQLVEREEAKAISESEMTPAEPVTVILSEMGWVRCAKGHDIDPEGLSYKAGDKYLAHACGKSNQPVIFIDSTGRSYALDPLSLPSARSQGEPLTGKLTLPAGATIEQVIMEPEKQELLMASDAGYGFICKFEDLIARNKAGKALISLPENAKVLKPETLSESASLLVSLTSAGRMLIFPVRDLPALSKGKGNKIISIPAANAKARSELLVKLFLISEQASLEFHSGKRKITLKPEDLQKFRAERGRKGSQLPRGLHSNVDIVVVEPEHNS from the coding sequence ATGAGCAATATTAACTACGAAGGCATCGAGCAGATGCCACTTCGCACCTTTACAGAAAAGGCTTATCTTAATTATTCAATGTACGTCATCATGGATCGCGCATTGCCTTTTATTGGCGATGGCTTAAAGCCTGTTCAACGTCGTATTGTCTATGCGATGTCTGAACTGGGTTTAAATGCTGCGGCAAAATTTAAAAAATCCGCACGTACCGTCGGTGATGTGTTAGGTAAATTCCATCCACATGGTGACTCCGCTTGTTATGAAGCCATGGTTTTAATGGCTCAGCCTTTTTCTTACCGTTATCCTTTGGTAGATGGGCAAGGAAACTGGGGGGCGCCAGATGATCCTAAATCATTCGCGGCAATGCGTTATACAGAATCTCGCCTGTCCAAAATCTCTGAAATTCTATTATCTGAATTAGGCCAAGGCACTGTTGATTTCCAACCGAACTTTGATGGTACTTTAGAAGAACCACAATATTTGCCTGCTCGTTTACCTCATATTCTGTTAAACGGTACCACGGGGATTGCCGTTGGGATGGCAACCGATATTCCACCACACAATATTAATGAAGTGGCAGATGCTGCTGTCTTGCTATTAGATAATCCCAAAGCAGGATTAGATGATGTACTCAATATCATTCAAGGCCCAGATTTCCCAACTGAAGCGGAAATTATTTCGCCAAAAGATGATATTCGCAAAATGTACGAAACCGGTCGTGGCTCCATCAAGATGCGAGCAACATGGCATAAAGAAGACGGTGAAATCATCATTAGCGCACTTCCTCATCAATCTTCACCCTCTAAAATCATTGCACAAATTGCTGAGCAAATGACGGCGAAAAAATTGCCAATGGTGGAAGATATTCGTGATGAAGCAGATTATGAAAACCCTGTGCGTATCGTGCTTGTGCCTCGTTCAAATCGCGTTGACACGGATGCCTTAATGGCACATTTATTTGCGACGACGGATCTTGAAAAAAGCTATCGTGTGAATATGAATATGATCGGACTTGATCATAAACCCGCCGTGAAAGGCTTACTTCAAGTTCTTACCGAATGGCTGACATTCCGTCGTACAACAGTAACGCGTCGTTTACAACATCGTTTAGATAAAGTACTCGCTCGTTTACACATTTTAGATGGTTTGATGATTGCCTTCCTCAATATTGATGAAGTGATTGAGATTATTCGCACTGAAGACGAACCTAAACAAGTTTTAATGGCTCGTTTTAACTTAAGTGATGAACAGGCTGAAGCCATTTTAAACTTACGTTTGCGTCATTTAGCCAAATTAGAAGAACATCAATTACAAGCTGAAAAAGATAAACTCGAAGAAGAGCGGTCAAATTTAGAGTTAATTTTAGGATCTGAACGTCGCTTAAATACCTTGATCAAAAAAGAAATTCAAGAAGATGCGAAAAAATACGCCAGCCCTAGAATGTCTCAATTAGTTGAGCGTGAAGAAGCGAAAGCGATTTCTGAAAGTGAAATGACTCCGGCTGAACCTGTTACCGTCATCTTATCTGAAATGGGCTGGGTTCGTTGTGCGAAAGGTCATGATATTGATCCGGAAGGATTAAGCTATAAAGCCGGTGATAAATATCTGGCGCACGCTTGCGGTAAAAGTAATCAACCTGTGATCTTTATTGATAGTACGGGTCGTAGCTACGCTTTAGATCCATTAAGCTTACCTTCTGCGCGTTCACAAGGTGAACCGCTCACCGGTAAACTCACATTACCGGCCGGTGCGACCATTGAACAGGTTATTATGGAACCTGAAAAACAAGAGTTATTGATGGCATCAGATGCGGGATACGGTTTTATTTGCAAATTTGAAGATTTAATTGCGCGTAATAAAGCTGGAAAAGCCTTGATTTCTTTGCCAGAAAATGCGAAAGTCTTGAAACCTGAAACACTTTCCGAGTCGGCCTCACTTCTTGTGTCCCTCACTTCAGCGGGGCGAATGCTGATTTTTCCGGTACGGGATTTACCGGCATTATCAAAAGGGAAAGGCAACAAAATCATCAGTATTCCAGCAGCGAATGCAAAAGCGCGGTCAGAATTATTAGTGAAATTGTTCTTAATTTCAGAACAAGCTAGCCTTGAGTTCCATTCCGGTAAACGAAAAATCACATTAAAACCGGAAGATCTGCAAAAATTCCGAGCGGAACGCGGCAGAAAAGGCTCCCAATTACCACGTGGATTACATAGCAATGTTGATATTGTGGTAGTTGAACCCGAACACAACTCATAA
- the queC gene encoding 7-cyano-7-deazaguanine synthase QueC, with the protein MNISNPNHNRKALVIFSGGQDSTTCLIQAIAEYGVENVETVTFQYGQRHAIELEKARWIAKDVGVKQTLIDTSVIKSITHNALMDANANIEQKDGELPNTFVDGRNALFLLYAAIYAKGQGINDIITGVCETDFSGYPDCRDVFIKSMNVTLNLAMDYPFNLKTPLMYLTKAQTWALADELGALDYIRQHTHTCYEGVEGDCGECPSCKLRDKGLQEYLATKAKA; encoded by the coding sequence ATGAATATTTCAAATCCTAATCACAATCGTAAAGCCCTTGTGATCTTCTCAGGTGGACAAGATTCCACAACCTGTTTAATTCAAGCCATTGCCGAATATGGCGTGGAAAATGTCGAAACCGTCACCTTTCAATACGGCCAACGACATGCCATTGAATTAGAAAAAGCCCGTTGGATCGCCAAAGATGTCGGCGTAAAACAAACGTTGATTGATACGTCCGTTATTAAATCCATCACGCACAATGCTTTAATGGATGCAAACGCTAACATTGAGCAAAAAGACGGGGAATTACCGAATACCTTTGTGGACGGTCGAAATGCACTCTTCTTATTGTATGCGGCGATTTATGCAAAAGGCCAAGGTATTAATGACATCATTACAGGAGTATGTGAAACGGATTTCAGCGGCTATCCGGATTGTCGCGATGTGTTTATCAAATCCATGAATGTCACCCTTAATTTAGCCATGGATTATCCGTTCAATTTAAAAACACCGTTAATGTATCTTACCAAAGCACAAACTTGGGCATTAGCCGATGAATTAGGTGCGTTAGATTATATTCGTCAGCACACTCACACTTGCTACGAAGGTGTTGAAGGCGATTGCGGGGAATGCCCGAGTTGCAAATTGAGAGATAAAGGCTTACAGGAATATTTAGCCACAAAAGCAAAAGCTTAG
- the parE gene encoding DNA topoisomerase IV subunit B has translation MTTNYSAQEITVLKDLEPVQIRPGMYTDTTRPNHLAQEVIDNSVDEALAGFATKVEVILHADQSLEVIDNGRGMPVDIHPTEGVSGVEVILTKLHAGGKFSNKNYEFAGGLHGVGISVVNALSERVDIQVKRNGEVYKIAFENGVKVEELEVIGTCGRRTTGTTVHFKPNPKYFDSKNFSVSRLRHLLRAKAVLCSGLEIKFVDKVNNTEDVWCYQDGLSDYLTEAVNGFETLPEKPFVGEFKGSTEAVSWALLWLPEGGELIAESYVNLIPTVQGGTHVNGLRQGLLNAMTEYCEFRNKLPRGVKLTADDIWDRCAYILSLKMQDAQFAGQTKERLSSRQSAVFVAGVLKDAFSLWLNQNVQDADRLAEMAISSAQRRLNAAKKVVRKKLVSGPALPGKLADCASQNLEKTELFLVEGDSAGGSAKQARDREYQAILPLRGKILNTWEVASDQVLGSTEIHDIAVALGIDPDNEDLSQLRYGKVCILADADSDGLHIATLLCALFLRHFPKLVQDGHVYVAMPPLYRIDLGKEVFYALDENEKEAILERLKGKKGTLNVQRFKGLGEMDPSQLRETTMDPNTRRLVQLTYELGEDQGAETLELMDMLLAKKRAEDRKNWLQTNGDQVDLTV, from the coding sequence ATGACTACAAATTATTCTGCTCAAGAAATTACAGTTCTGAAAGATCTCGAACCGGTGCAAATTCGCCCCGGCATGTACACGGACACCACCCGTCCAAATCACCTTGCACAAGAAGTTATTGATAACAGTGTGGATGAAGCTCTTGCGGGTTTTGCCACCAAAGTTGAAGTGATTTTACACGCTGATCAATCGCTTGAAGTCATTGATAATGGCCGCGGGATGCCAGTGGATATTCACCCAACGGAAGGGGTTTCAGGTGTGGAAGTGATCTTAACTAAGCTTCATGCAGGCGGTAAATTCTCGAATAAAAACTATGAATTTGCAGGTGGCTTACACGGGGTAGGGATTTCTGTCGTGAATGCCCTTTCTGAACGTGTTGATATTCAAGTTAAGCGTAACGGCGAAGTGTATAAAATTGCCTTTGAAAATGGGGTGAAAGTAGAAGAATTAGAAGTCATCGGGACTTGTGGAAGACGTACAACCGGCACTACCGTTCACTTCAAACCGAATCCAAAATATTTCGATAGCAAAAATTTTTCTGTTAGTCGTTTACGTCACTTATTACGTGCTAAAGCCGTGCTTTGTTCAGGCTTAGAGATTAAATTTGTCGATAAAGTGAATAACACCGAAGATGTGTGGTGCTATCAAGATGGTTTATCGGATTACTTAACCGAAGCAGTGAATGGTTTTGAAACCTTACCTGAAAAACCTTTTGTGGGTGAATTTAAAGGTTCTACCGAAGCGGTAAGCTGGGCATTATTATGGTTACCAGAAGGTGGTGAGCTTATTGCAGAAAGCTATGTAAACTTGATTCCAACGGTACAAGGCGGAACACACGTAAATGGTCTTCGCCAAGGTTTGCTCAATGCCATGACTGAATATTGTGAATTCCGCAATAAATTACCACGTGGCGTGAAATTAACTGCAGACGATATTTGGGATCGCTGCGCTTATATTCTTTCACTGAAAATGCAAGATGCTCAATTTGCCGGCCAAACAAAAGAACGTTTATCTTCCCGTCAAAGTGCGGTCTTTGTTGCGGGTGTTTTAAAAGATGCCTTCAGTTTATGGTTAAATCAAAACGTACAAGATGCAGATCGCTTAGCTGAAATGGCGATCAGTTCTGCACAACGTCGTCTGAATGCGGCCAAAAAAGTTGTGCGTAAAAAATTAGTGAGTGGTCCTGCTCTACCGGGTAAATTAGCCGATTGTGCATCACAAAATTTAGAAAAAACTGAATTATTCTTAGTCGAGGGTGACTCTGCGGGCGGCTCAGCCAAACAGGCACGAGACCGTGAATATCAAGCGATCCTACCGTTACGCGGAAAAATCTTAAATACTTGGGAAGTCGCCAGTGATCAAGTGCTTGGCTCAACGGAAATTCATGATATTGCTGTGGCGCTTGGTATCGATCCTGATAATGAAGACTTATCTCAACTTCGTTACGGGAAAGTCTGTATTTTAGCCGATGCGGACTCTGATGGTTTGCATATCGCCACCCTACTCTGTGCACTCTTTTTACGTCACTTCCCTAAATTGGTTCAAGATGGACACGTTTATGTGGCAATGCCACCACTCTATCGTATCGACTTAGGTAAAGAAGTCTTTTATGCCCTCGATGAAAACGAAAAAGAAGCAATTTTAGAACGCTTAAAAGGTAAAAAAGGCACTTTAAACGTACAACGATTCAAAGGTTTAGGTGAAATGGATCCATCACAATTACGTGAAACCACCATGGATCCGAATACACGTCGTTTAGTTCAATTAACCTATGAGCTAGGCGAAGATCAAGGCGCGGAAACATTAGAATTAATGGATATGTTACTTGCCAAAAAACGAGCGGAAGATCGCAAAAATTGGTTACAAACTAATGGCGATCAAGTGGATTTAACCGTTTAA
- the gltS gene encoding sodium/glutamate symporter, translating to MNIVFDTYQTLALASFVLLLGYFLVKRIRVLQTFNIPEPVVGGFIVAIALTILYKVNGTSFTFEKSLQTSMMLVFFSSIGLSANFARLVKGGKPLVIFLLVAALLIVFQNLIGILGTQLLGIDPAYGLLAGSVTLTGGHGTGAAWAETFTKEFNLPAATEIAMACATFGLVFGGILGGPVSRYLLNHQKQGENPENDDVDDVEEAFEHPTYKRKVNARSIIETIAMLSLCLLIGQYLDGLTKGTQMQLPTFVWCLFTGVIIRNSLTNLFKFQVADSAIDILGSVGLSIFLAIALMSLKLWELVGLAADVLIILAVQVAFMAFFAIYVTYRMMGKDYDAIVLSAGHCGFGLGATPTAVANMQAITSRFGPSHKAFLIVPMVGAFFIDLLNNGILKMFLNLVKYLH from the coding sequence GTGAATATTGTTTTTGATACCTATCAAACTCTTGCTTTAGCAAGCTTTGTATTATTACTTGGTTATTTTCTAGTAAAACGTATTCGCGTTTTACAAACATTCAATATCCCTGAGCCTGTTGTTGGTGGCTTTATTGTGGCTATTGCATTAACCATTTTATACAAAGTAAACGGCACCTCATTTACCTTTGAGAAAAGCTTACAAACATCTATGATGTTAGTATTCTTCTCCTCTATCGGTTTAAGTGCAAACTTTGCCCGCTTAGTTAAAGGCGGAAAACCATTAGTTATCTTCCTACTTGTCGCTGCCCTTCTCATTGTTTTCCAAAATCTCATCGGGATTTTAGGGACTCAATTATTAGGCATTGATCCTGCTTACGGTTTACTTGCAGGTTCTGTTACCTTAACGGGGGGGCATGGTACGGGTGCAGCTTGGGCAGAAACATTCACCAAAGAATTTAACCTACCTGCTGCAACAGAAATTGCCATGGCATGTGCCACATTTGGTTTAGTCTTCGGTGGTATCTTAGGTGGTCCAGTATCTCGTTATTTATTAAATCATCAAAAACAAGGTGAAAACCCTGAGAATGATGACGTAGATGATGTAGAAGAAGCATTTGAACACCCTACTTATAAACGTAAAGTGAATGCGCGCTCAATCATTGAGACCATCGCAATGCTTTCTTTATGTTTACTCATCGGTCAATACTTAGATGGCTTAACAAAAGGTACACAAATGCAATTACCAACATTCGTATGGTGTTTGTTTACTGGTGTAATTATTCGTAACAGCTTAACCAATTTATTCAAATTCCAAGTGGCTGATTCAGCGATTGACATATTAGGTAGTGTAGGTTTATCTATCTTCTTAGCCATTGCCTTAATGTCTCTCAAACTTTGGGAATTGGTAGGTCTTGCAGCAGATGTACTCATTATCTTAGCGGTTCAAGTTGCCTTCATGGCTTTCTTCGCCATCTACGTCACATACCGTATGATGGGTAAAGATTATGATGCGATTGTATTAAGTGCGGGTCACTGTGGTTTCGGTCTCGGTGCAACACCAACAGCCGTTGCTAACATGCAAGCGATTACTAGTCGTTTCGGACCTTCTCACAAAGCGTTCTTAATCGTACCAATGGTAGGGGCATTCTTTATCGACTTATTAAATAATGGTATTTTAAAAATGTTCTTAAACCTTGTTAAATACCTTCACTAA
- the nirK gene encoding copper-containing nitrite reductase translates to MNEQRRDFFRNSALGLATITLGAGLSLIPSAQAEEKASNTATTAVENLPEIEAELTLAPNVPKPLERNYPAKVVVKLTALEQIMDLMDGVQFKFWTLNGSVPAPFIRVREGDMVEVQLSNSASSMMPHSLDFHAAAVPMGGALASETAPTRTSTFQFRALRSGIYLYHCGSQPVDIHLAKGMYGLVLVEPKEGLPKVDREFYIMQSEFYTKGEFGDPGLQPFSMQKAIDERPEYVLFNGKVGATMDGNALKAKTGETIRLFVGNAGPNLCSSFHLIGAVFDNVYVEGGTLVNHNVQTTLIPSGSATMVETRIDVPGTYVFMDHSIFRAVNKGTMGQIVVEGEKNPTIYSGKLKDEAFKEANPQKPQPVPYEIDSHKGIDMGHSPHEHSDGNSGATRK, encoded by the coding sequence ATGAACGAACAACGTCGAGATTTTTTTAGAAACAGCGCATTAGGCTTAGCAACGATTACATTAGGTGCAGGTTTAAGCCTTATTCCTTCTGCTCAAGCAGAAGAAAAAGCCTCAAATACTGCGACGACTGCAGTTGAAAATTTACCTGAGATTGAAGCTGAATTGACGCTCGCACCCAATGTACCAAAACCTCTTGAACGTAACTATCCAGCAAAAGTCGTGGTGAAACTAACCGCACTTGAGCAAATTATGGATTTAATGGATGGCGTACAATTTAAATTCTGGACATTAAATGGCAGTGTGCCTGCGCCATTTATTCGAGTACGCGAAGGCGATATGGTGGAAGTACAACTTTCCAACTCAGCGAGTTCAATGATGCCACATAGTCTAGACTTCCATGCGGCAGCCGTGCCAATGGGCGGCGCACTCGCAAGCGAAACCGCACCAACACGCACATCTACCTTCCAATTTAGAGCATTACGTTCGGGGATTTATCTATACCACTGTGGCAGTCAGCCTGTGGATATTCACCTTGCCAAGGGGATGTATGGTTTAGTTTTAGTTGAGCCCAAAGAAGGTTTACCAAAAGTGGATCGCGAATTTTACATTATGCAAAGTGAATTCTATACCAAAGGTGAATTTGGCGATCCTGGTTTGCAACCATTCAGTATGCAAAAAGCCATTGATGAACGCCCTGAATACGTCCTCTTCAACGGTAAAGTCGGTGCTACCATGGATGGAAATGCCTTAAAAGCGAAGACAGGTGAAACCATTCGTCTATTTGTAGGAAATGCGGGGCCGAATTTATGCTCTTCTTTCCACTTAATCGGTGCAGTATTTGACAATGTGTATGTGGAAGGTGGTACGCTTGTTAATCACAATGTTCAAACTACCCTGATTCCATCCGGCAGTGCCACCATGGTGGAAACACGAATTGATGTACCTGGCACTTATGTCTTTATGGATCACTCTATTTTCCGCGCAGTGAATAAAGGTACGATGGGACAAATCGTGGTTGAAGGCGAAAAAAATCCGACTATTTATTCTGGCAAATTAAAAGACGAAGCCTTTAAAGAAGCCAATCCACAAAAACCGCAACCTGTTCCTTACGAAATTGACAGTCACAAAGGAATAGATATGGGACATTCTCCTCACGAACATTCCGATGGGAATTCCGGTGCAACCAGAAAATAG
- the nagK gene encoding N-acetylglucosamine kinase has translation MYYGIDIGGTKIELAAFNEKLEKLYTERVPTPQTDYQDWLQAIKTLVERADAHFSEKGKVGLGLPGFVNLTTGLAEVTNIRVADNKPILADLERVLDREVRAENDANCFALSEACDEENTQYPSVLGLILGTGFGGGFVINGKIHSGQVGMAGELGHLQLNYHALKLLGWDKAPIYQCGCGNQACLDTYISGRGFEMLYRDLKGEELSAKEIIDRFYAKEESAVDFVRIFVELAAISIGNIITAFDPHMIVLGGGLSNFDYLYEALPKALPAHLMRSAKVPPIKKAKHGDSGGVRGAAALFLNCE, from the coding sequence ATGTATTACGGTATTGATATCGGTGGCACAAAGATTGAATTGGCTGCTTTTAATGAAAAATTAGAAAAACTTTATACCGAGCGCGTGCCAACGCCACAAACAGATTATCAAGATTGGTTACAGGCGATCAAAACGCTAGTAGAACGTGCTGATGCCCACTTTAGTGAAAAAGGCAAAGTAGGTTTAGGTTTGCCTGGATTTGTTAATTTAACAACTGGGCTTGCTGAAGTGACGAATATTCGTGTTGCAGATAATAAGCCCATTTTAGCCGATCTTGAACGCGTTTTAGATCGTGAAGTGCGGGCAGAAAATGATGCAAATTGTTTTGCTCTCTCTGAAGCCTGTGATGAAGAAAATACCCAATATCCTTCTGTATTAGGGCTTATTTTGGGGACGGGCTTCGGTGGTGGTTTTGTAATTAATGGCAAAATTCACTCAGGACAAGTCGGGATGGCTGGGGAGTTAGGCCACCTTCAATTAAATTATCATGCCTTAAAGCTATTAGGCTGGGATAAAGCGCCAATTTACCAATGTGGTTGTGGCAATCAGGCCTGTTTAGATACGTATATTTCCGGTCGCGGCTTTGAAATGTTGTACCGTGATTTAAAAGGGGAAGAGTTATCAGCCAAAGAGATTATCGATCGCTTTTATGCGAAAGAGGAAAGTGCGGTTGATTTTGTTCGTATTTTTGTTGAATTAGCGGCGATTTCTATTGGCAATATTATCACGGCATTTGATCCGCATATGATTGTGCTCGGTGGTGGTTTATCGAATTTTGATTATCTTTATGAAGCCTTACCAAAAGCATTACCTGCTCATTTAATGCGTAGTGCAAAAGTGCCTCCAATCAAAAAAGCAAAACATGGTGATTCCGGTGGTGTTCGTGGTGCTGCCGCATTATTTTTAAACTGTGAATAG